In a genomic window of Chengkuizengella sediminis:
- the purH gene encoding bifunctional phosphoribosylaminoimidazolecarboxamide formyltransferase/IMP cyclohydrolase, with product MSIKRALISVSDKTGIVEFADQLSKLGVEIISTGGTKKLLEEKGVPVIGISEVTGFPEVLDGRVKTLHPAVHGGLLAVRDSEKHQQQMNELELDYIDLVVVNLYPFQQTIEKSDVTYEDAIENIDIGGPTMLRSAAKNHAFVTVVVDSNDYAEVIEQIKKSEDTSLETRKKLAAKVFRHTAAYDSLISNYLSEQMGEEFPERYTVTYEKVQDLRYGENPHQKAAFYRKPLADEGNITTAEKLHGKELSYNNINDANAALQILKEFNEPAVVAVKHMNPCGVGIGETIEAAYQKAYEADPVSIFGGIVAFNREIGKETAEKLHEIFLEIIIAPSYTEEAIEVLTKKKNIRLLKLGAAQQTNKQDRIVTSVNDGMLIQDIDTYQLTDEDIKIVTDRKPTEEELKQLLFGWKVVKHVKSNAIILANDDMTIGVGAGQMNRVGAANIAIQQAGEKAKGSILASDAFFPMGDTLELAAKAGITAVIQPGGSIKDEESIKVANEYGIAMVVTGVRHFKH from the coding sequence GTGAGTATTAAAAGAGCATTGATCAGTGTATCGGATAAAACAGGGATTGTAGAATTTGCTGATCAGTTATCCAAATTGGGTGTAGAGATTATTTCCACTGGAGGAACTAAAAAACTATTAGAAGAAAAAGGTGTGCCTGTTATTGGTATTTCCGAGGTGACAGGTTTTCCAGAAGTTTTAGATGGTAGAGTAAAAACACTTCACCCAGCAGTACATGGTGGTTTACTAGCTGTGCGTGATAGTGAAAAACATCAACAGCAAATGAACGAATTAGAATTGGATTATATCGATTTGGTTGTCGTCAATTTATATCCATTCCAACAAACTATTGAGAAATCAGACGTGACTTACGAAGATGCAATTGAAAATATCGACATCGGTGGACCAACAATGTTAAGATCTGCTGCTAAAAATCATGCATTTGTTACAGTAGTCGTAGATTCCAATGATTATGCTGAAGTGATTGAGCAGATCAAAAAGAGTGAAGATACTTCATTAGAAACTAGAAAAAAACTAGCTGCAAAAGTCTTCCGTCATACAGCAGCATACGATTCTCTTATTTCAAACTATCTATCAGAACAAATGGGTGAGGAATTCCCAGAAAGATATACAGTAACTTATGAAAAGGTGCAGGATTTACGTTATGGGGAAAACCCTCATCAAAAGGCGGCATTTTATCGCAAACCTTTAGCAGATGAAGGGAATATTACTACAGCTGAGAAATTACACGGAAAAGAATTATCTTATAACAATATCAACGATGCGAATGCGGCTTTACAAATTTTAAAAGAGTTTAATGAACCTGCTGTCGTTGCCGTAAAACATATGAATCCTTGTGGAGTAGGTATTGGGGAGACAATTGAAGCAGCTTATCAAAAAGCATATGAAGCAGATCCTGTTTCTATATTCGGAGGTATTGTCGCTTTTAACCGTGAAATCGGAAAAGAAACAGCAGAGAAACTACATGAGATTTTCTTAGAAATTATTATTGCCCCTAGTTATACAGAGGAAGCCATTGAAGTTTTAACAAAAAAGAAAAACATTCGTTTATTAAAACTAGGAGCAGCGCAACAAACTAACAAACAAGACCGAATTGTTACATCAGTGAACGATGGCATGTTAATTCAAGATATTGATACGTACCAATTAACGGATGAAGACATTAAGATTGTGACAGATCGCAAACCTACTGAGGAAGAATTGAAGCAGTTATTATTTGGTTGGAAGGTTGTAAAACATGTAAAGTCTAATGCGATCATATTAGCAAATGATGATATGACTATCGGGGTAGGAGCAGGACAAATGAACCGAGTAGGTGCTGCTAATATTGCAATACAACAAGCAGGAGAAAAAGCAAAGGGATCTATATTGGCTTCCGATGCATTTTTTCCAATGGGTGATACATTAGAATTAGCTGCAAAAGCAGGAATAACCGCAGTGATTCAACCTGGTGGATCTATAAAAGACGAAGAATCTATAAAAGTTGCAAATGAATATGGGATTGCCATGGTAGTTACAGGTGTGAGACATTTTAAACATTAG
- the purD gene encoding phosphoribosylamine--glycine ligase codes for MKVLVIGRGGREHTIIWALNKSPKVEQIYCAPGNAGIAEIAECVDINEHNFEELGQFAKKTNIDFVVVGPEDPLFAGIVDYFESIHIPVFGPRKNAAIIEGSKVFTKDLMKKYNIPTAAYESFDSYENALQYLHQQNLPIVIKADGLAAGKGVIVAQTMEEAIAALKDMMLDKVFGEAGNNVVIEEFLQGQEMSILAFVDGEVVRPMVPSQDHKPIFDGDKGPNTGGMGTYSPVPHIPQAVVDEAIETILIPASKAMVSEGRTFKGILYAGLMITENGPKTIEFNCRFGDPETQVVLSRLQTDLADIFLATINGRLQELEINWSEEAAVCVVLASGGYPGAYEKGISMTGLDQVESSVVFHAGTALKDGQIVTNGGRLVGVTATGSNIAEARQKAYADVEKIQYEGKHYRTDIAQKALVAQQ; via the coding sequence ATGAAAGTTCTTGTCATAGGTAGAGGTGGAAGAGAACATACAATCATATGGGCATTAAACAAAAGTCCAAAAGTAGAGCAAATTTATTGTGCACCTGGTAATGCGGGCATTGCTGAAATAGCTGAATGTGTGGACATCAATGAACATAACTTCGAAGAGTTAGGGCAATTTGCAAAAAAGACAAACATAGATTTCGTTGTAGTCGGACCAGAAGACCCTCTTTTTGCTGGGATTGTAGATTATTTTGAATCCATTCATATTCCTGTATTTGGTCCTAGGAAAAATGCAGCGATTATTGAAGGAAGTAAAGTATTTACGAAAGATTTGATGAAAAAATACAACATACCAACAGCCGCATATGAATCTTTTGATTCTTATGAAAATGCACTTCAGTATTTACATCAACAAAATCTGCCTATCGTGATCAAAGCGGACGGATTAGCAGCTGGAAAAGGTGTCATTGTAGCGCAGACGATGGAAGAAGCAATAGCGGCTTTAAAAGACATGATGTTGGATAAAGTTTTTGGTGAAGCAGGTAATAACGTAGTGATTGAAGAGTTTTTACAAGGACAAGAGATGTCCATTTTAGCGTTTGTGGATGGTGAAGTCGTTCGTCCGATGGTTCCTTCACAAGATCATAAACCCATCTTTGATGGAGATAAAGGACCGAATACTGGAGGGATGGGAACTTATTCCCCTGTACCCCATATTCCACAAGCCGTTGTGGATGAAGCCATCGAAACCATTCTAATACCAGCATCTAAAGCGATGGTGAGTGAAGGAAGAACTTTTAAAGGTATTTTATATGCTGGTTTGATGATTACGGAGAACGGACCAAAAACGATTGAATTCAACTGTCGATTCGGAGATCCGGAAACGCAAGTTGTTCTGTCACGTTTACAAACGGATTTAGCAGATATCTTTTTAGCGACGATCAATGGCAGACTGCAAGAACTAGAAATCAACTGGAGTGAAGAAGCTGCAGTTTGTGTCGTATTAGCTTCAGGAGGTTATCCAGGGGCTTATGAAAAAGGCATTTCGATGACTGGTTTAGATCAGGTAGAAAGTTCTGTTGTTTTCCATGCTGGAACGGCTTTAAAAGATGGACAAATCGTAACAAATGGAGGTCGTTTAGTAGGTGTGACAGCAACTGGATCAAATATCGCAGAAGCGCGACAAAAAGCGTATGCTGATGTTGAAAAGATTCAATATGAAGGAAAACATTATCGTACGGATATAGCACAAAAAGCACTAGTTGCACAACAATAA
- a CDS encoding TetR/AcrR family transcriptional regulator: MKKISEKSKKKKEHILQSTIELIVEIGLEKISINKVVNKANVSKGGFYYYFSNIDDLIKETFIFSINNSLEGIKIEQGVSLEKNLKQFNRDLIQSIKHKSENLSMMFLFISKCFQDPKYKQEFVKMKKRIMEENIVSKELTEHYSIDQKLLKIVDMLSIGMIVHGLMDEDEDGLIKLCDDIVDKLLVK, encoded by the coding sequence ATGAAGAAAATATCAGAGAAATCGAAAAAGAAAAAGGAACATATTTTACAGTCAACCATTGAACTAATCGTGGAAATAGGTTTGGAAAAAATCAGTATCAACAAAGTAGTTAATAAAGCAAACGTCAGTAAAGGTGGGTTTTATTATTATTTTTCGAATATTGACGATTTAATTAAAGAAACTTTCATTTTTTCAATAAATAATAGCTTAGAAGGGATAAAAATAGAACAGGGAGTGTCTTTAGAAAAGAACCTTAAACAATTTAATAGAGACCTAATCCAGTCCATAAAACATAAATCTGAAAATCTCTCCATGATGTTTTTGTTTATCAGTAAATGTTTTCAAGATCCAAAATATAAACAGGAATTTGTAAAAATGAAGAAGAGAATCATGGAAGAGAACATTGTTTCTAAAGAGCTAACTGAACACTACTCCATTGATCAAAAGCTCTTAAAAATTGTGGATATGTTGAGCATTGGAATGATTGTACATGGCCTGATGGATGAAGATGAGGATGGACTTATTAAGTTATGTGATGATATTGTTGATAAATTGTTAGTAAAATAA
- a CDS encoding SDR family oxidoreductase → MDTVLVAGATGYLGRFVVNELSERGYRVKALVRNSDALKYRGNYFEPKVIDKIDEIIEGDITKPETLKEVCNGVNYVFTSVGITKQKDGLTYMDVDYQGNLNLLREAESCNVKKFIYIHVLGDHLDVPVLQAKKRFVQKLKQSPINHLIIKPTGYFSDLTEYLEMAAKGKVYLIGDGKNKMNPIHGSDLAKFCVNNFDKDNVELEVGGPEVLSYKKMANLAFKSADKKEKVVNVPIWVVSPFIRLLKIFNKRYYALALFFCNVMTNDIVAPRYGKIKLETYYRDFMEKRNDTSKS, encoded by the coding sequence ATGGATACCGTGTTGGTTGCTGGTGCAACAGGATATTTAGGACGTTTTGTAGTAAATGAATTAAGTGAGCGTGGTTACAGAGTAAAGGCTTTAGTAAGAAATTCTGACGCTTTGAAATATCGAGGTAATTATTTTGAACCGAAGGTTATAGATAAGATAGATGAAATCATAGAAGGGGATATTACAAAACCAGAGACATTAAAAGAGGTTTGTAATGGTGTGAATTATGTATTCACATCAGTAGGTATTACCAAGCAAAAGGACGGATTAACTTATATGGATGTAGATTATCAGGGGAATTTAAACCTACTTAGAGAAGCTGAGTCCTGCAACGTTAAGAAGTTTATCTATATTCATGTTTTAGGAGACCATTTAGATGTTCCTGTGCTGCAAGCTAAAAAAAGATTTGTTCAAAAACTAAAACAAAGCCCTATAAATCACCTAATTATAAAACCAACAGGATATTTTTCTGATTTAACAGAGTACTTGGAAATGGCTGCGAAGGGGAAAGTATATCTTATAGGAGATGGCAAAAACAAAATGAATCCGATTCATGGCAGCGATCTGGCAAAATTCTGCGTTAATAATTTTGACAAGGATAACGTTGAACTTGAGGTTGGAGGTCCAGAGGTGCTCAGCTATAAGAAGATGGCTAATCTTGCTTTTAAGTCTGCAGATAAAAAAGAAAAAGTAGTAAATGTACCAATTTGGGTAGTTAGTCCTTTCATTCGTTTGTTAAAAATATTCAATAAACGTTATTACGCATTAGCCTTATTCTTTTGTAATGTGATGACAAATGATATTGTTGCACCTCGTTATGGAAAAATAAAACTTGAAACATATTATAGAGATTTTATGGAGAAAAGGAATGATACAAGTAAATCATGA
- a CDS encoding Bax inhibitor-1 family protein yields the protein MEYQQNQTFTGEYEDTYNHSFHKLMRMFTISLLISFVGTLVGTQVPAALMFPLVIVQLVMIVASMFIRRRGKPIGYAFTYTFCFISGITLYSIIGAYVAAGAGSLVTTALLLTVLIFVGLSVYAYNSKRDFSFLGGFLMVGLFALIGLSIIGIFFPALHSGTLGLAISFAGILIFSGFILYDISRYKNGVADEMIPLAVLSLYLSFINLFLYLLQFLGLSRD from the coding sequence ATGGAGTATCAGCAAAACCAAACGTTTACAGGTGAGTATGAGGATACGTATAATCATTCGTTTCATAAGTTGATGAGAATGTTTACGATTTCTCTATTGATCTCATTTGTTGGGACTTTAGTAGGAACACAAGTACCTGCTGCATTAATGTTTCCACTAGTGATTGTACAATTAGTAATGATTGTTGCCTCTATGTTTATCCGTCGTAGAGGAAAGCCAATTGGTTATGCATTTACGTATACCTTCTGTTTTATAAGTGGGATTACATTGTATAGTATCATTGGTGCTTATGTGGCAGCAGGTGCAGGATCATTAGTTACTACAGCTTTATTGTTAACTGTATTAATTTTTGTTGGGTTATCAGTATATGCCTATAATTCAAAAAGAGATTTTAGCTTTTTAGGTGGATTTCTTATGGTTGGGTTATTTGCATTAATTGGTCTTAGTATAATCGGAATATTTTTTCCAGCTTTACACTCAGGGACATTAGGACTTGCCATTTCATTTGCAGGGATTTTAATTTTCTCAGGATTTATCTTGTATGATATTTCTCGTTATAAAAACGGAGTTGCAGACGAAATGATCCCACTAGCTGTGCTTAGTTTATATTTAAGTTTCATTAATTTATTTTTGTACTTGTTACAATTTTTGGGGTTATCCAGAGATTAA
- a CDS encoding DUF3048 domain-containing protein: MRSLGLFIFVLCCSIFFAGCAETLPNEAEEVIETVEVVEEEPIVEEPIEEPEIDYPYVFPLTGVGTEEEAVQRPVMVMVENSPLARPQSGLHLADVVYEILAEGEITRFVSVFQSESPEIIGPVRSIRPYFVEIGEGLDALIVHAGWSQEAMNMISGRGLPNFDEVYGDGAYYWRSDDRRPPHNLYTNTELIRKGAANKGYRDTWTDVEMTFADVETILDGDPANQVEIPYLLGYKVNYEFNEEENVYYRYMAGEAHKDRETDEQLIANNILIAEANHYILDNVGRRDVDVYGPGTGYIIQSGKVKSITWEYVHGIIRAFDENQQEIPLLSGKTWIHIVPVGSEIKIQ, from the coding sequence ATGAGAAGTTTAGGATTATTTATCTTTGTATTATGTTGTTCGATATTTTTTGCTGGGTGCGCAGAAACCCTCCCAAATGAAGCAGAAGAAGTGATAGAAACCGTCGAAGTAGTTGAAGAAGAGCCAATTGTTGAAGAACCAATTGAGGAACCTGAGATTGATTATCCTTATGTTTTTCCGTTAACTGGAGTAGGAACTGAAGAGGAAGCAGTACAGCGTCCGGTTATGGTTATGGTAGAAAATTCGCCATTAGCAAGACCGCAGAGTGGATTACATTTAGCAGATGTTGTTTATGAGATTTTAGCTGAAGGTGAAATCACAAGATTTGTATCTGTTTTTCAAAGTGAATCACCAGAAATCATTGGACCAGTTCGCAGTATTAGACCTTATTTTGTTGAGATTGGTGAAGGATTAGATGCATTAATTGTACATGCTGGTTGGAGTCAGGAAGCGATGAATATGATTTCTGGGCGTGGTCTTCCTAATTTTGACGAAGTATATGGAGATGGTGCTTATTACTGGCGTAGTGATGATCGCAGACCTCCACATAATCTCTATACCAATACTGAATTAATACGTAAAGGTGCAGCAAATAAAGGATATCGTGATACATGGACAGATGTAGAAATGACGTTCGCAGATGTAGAGACAATACTTGATGGAGATCCTGCAAATCAAGTAGAAATCCCCTATCTTCTTGGATATAAAGTGAACTATGAATTTAACGAAGAAGAAAATGTGTACTATCGCTATATGGCGGGGGAAGCACATAAAGATCGTGAAACTGATGAGCAGTTAATTGCAAACAATATCCTCATCGCTGAAGCGAATCACTATATTTTAGACAATGTTGGACGAAGAGATGTGGATGTATACGGACCAGGAACAGGTTACATCATTCAATCGGGCAAAGTAAAATCAATTACTTGGGAATATGTTCATGGGATCATTCGTGCTTTTGATGAAAACCAACAAGAGATTCCATTATTATCAGGTAAAACATGGATACATATTGTGCCTGTGGGTTCTGAGATTAAAATACAATAG
- a CDS encoding PadR family transcriptional regulator produces MNVQFKKGVLELCVLVLISKKDQYGYELAQNISRKIEVADGTLYPLLRRLTKEEYLSTYLAESSEGPARKYYALTEHGKTYMNLLVEEWHQFSNAVNDFIEEVLN; encoded by the coding sequence ATGAACGTTCAATTTAAAAAAGGAGTGCTGGAATTATGTGTTCTGGTTCTGATTTCTAAAAAGGATCAATACGGTTATGAGTTAGCTCAAAATATTTCACGAAAAATTGAAGTTGCCGATGGAACGTTATACCCTCTTTTAAGAAGATTAACAAAAGAAGAATATTTATCTACTTATTTAGCAGAATCATCAGAAGGACCTGCGAGAAAATATTACGCTTTAACAGAACATGGTAAGACATATATGAATTTGTTAGTTGAGGAGTGGCATCAATTTTCAAATGCCGTGAATGATTTTATAGAGGAGGTATTAAATTGA
- a CDS encoding DUF1700 domain-containing protein, with the protein MSKNDFLNQLEFLLKDVYESDKNEILYDFLEHFDIGLSNGKSEEELVRELGDPKVIAKDLLADYRVTKAEKDKSIGNMYKAILATFSLSFFNIVFIVGPVIGIFGVYLALCITAVVLTISPLLLIPNVMFNGYANIELNFFASIMLCGLGILMSIGMIHTGKFLYNVTLRYIKFNIKTIKGGK; encoded by the coding sequence TTGAGTAAAAATGATTTTTTGAATCAATTAGAATTTTTATTAAAAGATGTGTATGAATCAGATAAAAATGAAATTTTGTATGATTTTTTAGAACATTTTGATATCGGATTATCGAATGGAAAATCTGAAGAAGAGCTTGTTAGAGAGCTTGGAGATCCAAAAGTCATTGCAAAGGATTTATTGGCTGATTATAGAGTGACTAAGGCAGAAAAAGATAAATCAATCGGGAACATGTATAAAGCAATATTAGCAACTTTCAGTTTAAGTTTCTTTAATATCGTATTTATCGTCGGACCTGTCATCGGAATATTTGGAGTGTATTTAGCATTGTGTATCACTGCAGTTGTACTCACGATTTCTCCTTTGTTATTAATTCCAAATGTTATGTTTAACGGTTATGCAAATATTGAATTGAACTTTTTTGCATCGATTATGTTATGTGGCTTAGGGATTTTAATGAGCATTGGTATGATTCATACAGGTAAATTCTTGTATAATGTAACACTTCGTTATATTAAATTTAACATTAAAACAATTAAGGGAGGAAAATAA
- a CDS encoding DUF4097 family beta strand repeat-containing protein → MKKFAFLGIILIIVGAVGAFVFIDGAFETVDIFEEKIASGNQYKNIEIDTSSVDVNVIPTDKEELRVMLSGEVSSRYEEVYDLVLKEMGDTLQIELKEKNIFFNVGFVINNVDLQVEIPQKLYDSFKVDVTSGDIEVAQLQANGLILSTSSGDVKIEELNANDVELTATSGNISAKNGVISSNILIETSSGDIDAENIITNILTMEVTSGNIEFTNNTVKTSNLQTSSGNITIYNDELKGDIKAKTTSGDITIDLEQENESLILDFKTSSGDVDIRREGYLFEEKSDSRAIGKMGSGKYNIEARASSGDITLK, encoded by the coding sequence ATGAAAAAATTTGCTTTCTTAGGTATCATTTTAATCATTGTAGGAGCTGTAGGGGCATTCGTTTTTATAGACGGTGCGTTTGAAACGGTTGATATTTTTGAAGAAAAAATAGCATCGGGTAATCAATATAAAAATATTGAAATTGATACGAGTTCAGTAGATGTGAATGTTATACCAACAGACAAAGAAGAGTTAAGAGTTATGTTAAGTGGTGAAGTAAGCAGTCGATATGAAGAGGTATATGACTTGGTATTGAAAGAAATGGGAGATACGTTACAAATCGAGTTAAAAGAAAAGAATATTTTTTTTAATGTAGGGTTTGTCATTAATAACGTAGATCTACAAGTAGAAATTCCTCAAAAACTATATGACTCATTTAAAGTTGATGTAACTTCTGGAGATATTGAAGTTGCACAATTACAAGCAAATGGCCTTATATTATCTACGAGCTCAGGAGACGTTAAAATTGAAGAATTAAATGCAAATGATGTTGAGTTAACTGCTACTTCTGGAAATATCTCAGCTAAAAATGGAGTCATATCTTCAAATATATTAATCGAAACATCAAGCGGTGACATTGACGCAGAAAATATAATCACTAATATACTTACTATGGAAGTAACTAGTGGTAATATTGAATTTACCAATAATACAGTAAAAACATCAAACTTACAAACATCAAGTGGTAATATAACCATATATAATGATGAGCTTAAAGGAGATATAAAAGCCAAAACAACGAGTGGTGATATCACAATTGATTTGGAACAAGAAAATGAATCATTAATACTTGATTTTAAAACCTCTTCGGGAGACGTGGATATTAGAAGAGAAGGGTATTTATTTGAGGAGAAATCTGATTCGCGAGCAATCGGGAAAATGGGTTCTGGAAAATATAATATAGAAGCAAGAGCTTCATCTGGAGATATTACTTTAAAATAA
- a CDS encoding DUF4097 family beta strand repeat-containing protein, translating to MNKNEFLKQLEFLLKDVHEADRREILYDFLEHFDIGLANGKSEEELVRELGDPKVIAKDLLSDYRVTKNEDKPNGNKYKGILANFRQSVFKTIDIFEERIVSGETYNNIYIKTGSTDVIVVPTVKDEIKVRLSGEASKRYEDVFSLNLKEMGDTLQIELKQKSVLFTVGFSIIKVDLYLEIPQKLYDSFKVDLSSGDIEAKELQAKELILSTSSGDVEIEGLQGNNVKLYSASGNVGVQDGNVSSNISIGSSSGDIKSENITANSLTMEVSSGKIEFTNSEVKTSNIETSSGNITIYNDELKGDIKATTTSGDITIDLEETNESLAIDFKTYSGDVDVKRDGYLFDKKSDSRAIGKIGSGEYNIEARASSGDITLR from the coding sequence ATGAATAAAAATGAATTTTTGAAACAATTAGAATTTTTATTAAAAGATGTACATGAAGCAGACAGACGTGAAATTTTGTATGATTTTTTGGAGCATTTTGATATCGGGTTAGCGAATGGAAAATCTGAAGAAGAGCTTGTTAGAGAGCTTGGAGATCCAAAAGTCATTGCTAAGGATTTATTATCTGACTATAGAGTGACCAAAAATGAAGATAAACCAAATGGAAATAAATACAAAGGGATACTAGCAAATTTCAGACAAAGTGTTTTTAAAACGATTGATATTTTTGAGGAAAGAATAGTATCTGGAGAAACATATAATAATATTTATATTAAAACGGGTTCAACAGATGTAATCGTTGTACCAACAGTTAAAGATGAAATCAAGGTTAGATTAAGTGGTGAAGCTAGCAAGCGATATGAAGATGTATTCTCTTTGAATTTAAAAGAAATGGGAGACACTTTACAAATTGAATTAAAACAAAAATCGGTTCTTTTTACTGTAGGATTTTCAATAATTAAGGTTGATCTATATTTAGAAATTCCACAAAAACTATATGATTCATTTAAAGTAGATTTATCCTCGGGAGACATAGAAGCTAAAGAATTACAAGCAAAAGAGCTAATTTTATCCACAAGCTCTGGGGATGTTGAGATTGAAGGATTACAGGGGAATAATGTAAAGTTATATTCGGCATCTGGAAATGTTGGGGTACAGGATGGAAACGTATCTTCTAATATCTCCATAGGATCGTCAAGTGGTGACATCAAGTCCGAAAACATAACCGCAAACTCATTAACAATGGAAGTGTCAAGTGGTAAGATTGAATTCACAAATAGTGAAGTAAAAACATCAAATATAGAAACATCAAGTGGTAATATAACAATATACAACGATGAGCTTAAAGGGGATATAAAAGCAACTACGACTAGTGGAGATATCACAATTGACCTAGAAGAAACAAATGAATCTCTAGCAATTGATTTTAAAACCTACTCAGGAGATGTTGATGTAAAAAGAGATGGTTATTTATTTGACAAGAAATCTGATTCAAGAGCAATTGGGAAAATTGGTTCTGGAGAATATAACATAGAAGCAAGAGCTTCATCTGGAGATATTACCTTAAGATAA
- a CDS encoding SPL family radical SAM protein, with the protein MELHIKVPKQILTKASGYLKGYTHTLNPYAGCSFSCKYCYVREMPIAKFKGEEWGTWVDVKKGASDLLKKELTKAKNKGPVHIFMSSSTDPYQPAEANHFITRSLLEVMVEIQPDFLFVQTRSPLVTRDIQYFKQLKDRILISMTTETDLDEMRKLFTPSAPPIAARFKALKDLKEAGVPIQAAISPVLPSSESFAEKLSSVVSRVCIDDYFMGDGTQGKRTKRLGIQQIYEKEKIEEWYDPSAYLRVKKQLGNYFSEDQIFVSQEGFLPIINYKNNHILESDLLKLIIEKNV; encoded by the coding sequence ATGGAGTTGCATATCAAAGTGCCAAAACAAATATTAACAAAAGCGTCAGGTTATTTAAAAGGTTATACCCATACTTTAAATCCTTATGCAGGTTGTTCCTTCTCTTGTAAATACTGTTATGTCCGAGAAATGCCAATAGCGAAATTTAAAGGTGAAGAATGGGGGACTTGGGTGGATGTGAAAAAAGGAGCTTCTGATTTACTTAAAAAAGAACTAACGAAAGCTAAAAATAAAGGACCTGTTCATATTTTCATGTCGTCCAGTACAGACCCTTATCAACCAGCAGAAGCAAATCATTTCATTACTCGTTCACTTTTAGAAGTTATGGTTGAGATACAACCTGATTTTTTGTTTGTGCAAACTAGAAGCCCTCTAGTGACAAGGGATATACAATATTTTAAACAATTAAAAGATCGTATACTCATTAGTATGACGACAGAAACAGACTTAGATGAAATGCGTAAATTATTTACTCCAAGTGCACCTCCAATTGCAGCAAGGTTTAAAGCTTTGAAAGATTTAAAAGAAGCTGGAGTACCAATACAAGCAGCAATTTCACCTGTACTGCCGAGTTCAGAATCATTTGCAGAAAAATTGTCATCAGTTGTATCTCGTGTCTGTATTGATGATTATTTCATGGGCGATGGAACCCAGGGGAAAAGGACAAAAAGATTAGGAATTCAACAGATTTATGAAAAAGAAAAAATAGAAGAATGGTATGATCCTTCTGCATATTTACGAGTGAAGAAACAACTGGGTAACTACTTTTCAGAAGATCAGATTTTTGTGAGTCAGGAAGGTTTTCTTCCGATAATAAATTATAAAAACAATCACATCCTTGAATCGGATTTACTTAAGTTAATTATAGAAAAGAACGTATAG
- a CDS encoding YerC/YecD family TrpR-related protein, with protein sequence MQLKKFNDKSIEQLFEAILSLEDIEECYVFFDDLCTVNEIQSLSQRLEVARMLRKGSTYNQIEAETGASTATISRVKRCLNYGNDGYKMALERIKK encoded by the coding sequence ATGCAATTAAAGAAATTTAATGATAAATCCATAGAACAACTATTTGAAGCCATTTTATCTTTAGAAGATATTGAGGAATGTTATGTTTTCTTTGATGATTTATGTACCGTCAACGAAATTCAATCGCTATCACAACGACTAGAAGTGGCTCGTATGCTGAGAAAAGGAAGTACTTACAATCAGATCGAAGCGGAAACAGGGGCAAGCACAGCTACAATTTCCAGAGTGAAAAGATGTTTGAATTACGGAAATGATGGTTATAAAATGGCGTTGGAACGTATCAAAAAGTAA